The Streptomyces sp. RKAG293 genome includes a region encoding these proteins:
- a CDS encoding single-stranded DNA-binding protein — protein MNETSVTVVGNVVTQPEFRETATGVPVIRFRLETTARRWVAERRAWSEGSTSFFMVRAWRTLAANVRTSVQVGEPLVVRGRLRVREEEHDGRWYAAADIDAVAIGHDLSRGTAAFRRVSVVRPELLSPRPVEMS, from the coding sequence ATGAATGAGACGTCGGTGACGGTGGTGGGGAATGTCGTGACGCAGCCAGAATTCCGGGAGACCGCGACGGGGGTGCCGGTCATCCGGTTCCGGCTGGAGACGACAGCGCGTCGCTGGGTCGCGGAGCGGCGGGCGTGGAGCGAGGGCAGTACGAGCTTCTTCATGGTGCGCGCGTGGCGGACGCTGGCGGCCAATGTGCGGACGTCCGTCCAGGTCGGCGAGCCGTTGGTGGTGCGGGGCCGGTTGCGGGTCCGCGAGGAGGAGCACGACGGACGGTGGTATGCCGCCGCGGACATCGACGCGGTGGCGATCGGACACGATTTGTCCCGGGGGACGGCGGCGTTCCGCCGGGTGTCGGTGGTCCGGCCGGAACTCCTTTCGCCCCGACCGGTCGAGATGTCCTGA